The following is a genomic window from Candidatus Tectomicrobia bacterium.
CCCCGGCGGGATGAGGCCCGCCCCCTCCCGCGTTCCGTCCCCCCCGCGAAATTGATACACTCCGCCGGCGTGATTCCCGCGTCTTCCTAAGTCCCCGATGGAGGCCCGCCCATGAAGGCGATGCTGCTCAAGGAATTCGGAAAGCCCCTCGCGTGGGAGGAGGTGCCGGAGCCCAGGATCACCGGGCCGCGCCAGGTCCTCGTCCAGGCCAAGACGAACGGGCTGTGCGCCACCGACCTCAAGATCTGGGACGGGCTCGTGAAGTCGGCCAAGAAGCCCCTCCTGCTCGGGCACGAGAGCGCGGGGGTCGTCCTGGAGGCGGGCGGCGAGGTGGAGTCCGTCAAGCCGGGCGACCGGGTGGTCATGGTGGCCAAGCAGACCTGCGGCCGGTGCCGCATGTGCCGGGCGGGCCGGGAGGAGATGTGCCTGCAGTCGCCGGGGCGAATGGGCTTCGAGATCGACGGCGGCTTCGGCGAGCTGGTGGCCGTCTCCGAGCGGAACCTCGTCAAGGTGGGCTCCTCCGTCGCCATGGAGGCGGCCTGCCTCATCGGCGGCACCCTCGGCTCTCCCCTTCACGGCATCCGCATGGCGCGGGTCGAGGTCGGCGAGACGGCCGTCGTCTTCGGGCTGGGTGGCCTGGGCATCCACGCCCTCCAGCTCCTGCGCCACCTGGGCGCGAACGTCATCGGGGTGGACGTGAAGGACGAGAAGCTCGAGGCGGCCCGCGGCCTGGGCGCGGCCCACACCATCAACGCGCTGCAGGCCGACCCGGTGAAGGCGGTCATGGACCTCACCGGCGGGGTGGGGGCCGACGTGGCCCTCGAGATCGTGGGGGGCGCCGCCGTGCCTCCCGTCATCGCGCAGTGCATGGAGCTCCTGCGGCCCGGCGGAAGGCTCCTGATCCTGGGCTACCACTACGGCCAGACCGTCCCCATCGATCCAGCCAAGATGGTCTACAAGTGGATCCAGATCATCGCCTCCCACAACCATTCGGTGCGGGACGTGACGGACGCCGCCAGCCTCGTGAACGACGGCCGGGTGAAGGCCGTCATCTCGGGCACCGCCCCCATGCGGGAGGCCAACGAGGCCCTGGGCTCGCTCCGCAAGGGGGACCCGGTCGGGCGCCTCGTTCTGCAGTGGTAGGCGGTCCCAGTCTGTGTAGGGGCGGTGCCTGCCGGGGTGCGCGATGATGAAGGGCAGCGCGGGAAGACGCGACACACACACGATGCGTCGAGGTTTTCCCCTTCCCGCCGGGAGGGGACTAGGGGAGGGAAAGCCGCCGGATGCCTGCTCCCCCACCCCCGGAGGGGGAGTGTAGGGGCGGTTCGCGAACCGCCCCTACAAGGCGCGGCGCCTCCTTTGGCCGAGGCGCCCTCTCCGCCTTCCGGCCCCCCCCGGTCCTGTGCCATACTTCCGCCGCTTGGGAGAGGGCCCTCCCGCTTCAACGCGCCGCGCCCGCGGCCTGAGGACGGAGGCAATGGGAAACCGAATCGAAACCGACAGCATGGGGCAGATCGAGGTCCCCGACGACAGGTACTACGGCGCGCAGACGGCCCGCTCGCTCATCCACTTCAACATCGGCGGCGACCGCTTCCCGCGCGAGATCGTCCGCGCGCTCGGCATCCTCAAGAAGGCCGCCGCCCTCGCCAACGAGGAGATCGGCTCCCTCTCCGCCGACAAGGCCAGGCTCATCGTCCGGGCGGCGGACGAGGTGATCGAGGGCAAGCTCGACGACCACTTCCCG
Proteins encoded in this region:
- a CDS encoding alcohol dehydrogenase catalytic domain-containing protein, with amino-acid sequence MKAMLLKEFGKPLAWEEVPEPRITGPRQVLVQAKTNGLCATDLKIWDGLVKSAKKPLLLGHESAGVVLEAGGEVESVKPGDRVVMVAKQTCGRCRMCRAGREEMCLQSPGRMGFEIDGGFGELVAVSERNLVKVGSSVAMEAACLIGGTLGSPLHGIRMARVEVGETAVVFGLGGLGIHALQLLRHLGANVIGVDVKDEKLEAARGLGAAHTINALQADPVKAVMDLTGGVGADVALEIVGGAAVPPVIAQCMELLRPGGRLLILGYHYGQTVPIDPAKMVYKWIQIIASHNHSVRDVTDAASLVNDGRVKAVISGTAPMREANEALGSLRKGDPVGRLVLQW